One window of the Rhodococcus sovatensis genome contains the following:
- a CDS encoding Na+/H+ antiporter subunit E, with product MNRFLLLRLWTLAWLTAVWVLLWGNVSVANVLGGIVVGLGIMVLLPLPKVPVEGRVHLLSLIKLLGVFLYYAAESSLSVAWLAIRPKAPPVTGVLRCRLAIKSDLVLTLCVDALNLIPGTMVLEIDQTRRLVYVHVLDMGTQKSVDSFYRSVRRLEKLFIAAFERDSDWKPSPLHFQEYERYHGVVGDESTPLDKRRDDKKIDDERKGDWT from the coding sequence CTGAATCGCTTTCTGCTGCTTCGTCTCTGGACGCTCGCCTGGTTGACCGCCGTGTGGGTGCTGTTGTGGGGCAACGTCAGTGTCGCCAATGTGCTGGGCGGAATCGTCGTCGGGCTCGGCATCATGGTGTTGCTACCGCTTCCGAAGGTGCCGGTCGAGGGCCGGGTCCACCTGTTGTCGCTGATCAAACTCCTCGGCGTATTCCTGTACTACGCAGCCGAATCCAGCCTCAGTGTGGCGTGGCTGGCAATCAGACCGAAGGCACCGCCTGTAACAGGCGTCCTGCGGTGCCGCCTCGCGATCAAATCCGACTTGGTGCTGACCCTGTGCGTCGACGCATTGAATCTGATCCCCGGCACGATGGTCCTCGAGATCGATCAGACTCGCAGACTGGTCTACGTGCACGTCCTCGACATGGGCACCCAAAAGTCGGTCGATTCCTTCTACCGTTCGGTGCGAAGACTGGAGAAACTCTTCATCGCAGCCTTCGAGCGGGACTCCGACTGGAAGCCGAGCCCCTTGCACTTCCAGGAGTACGAGCGGTACCACGGAGTTGTCGGCGACGAGTCGACGCCGCTCGACAAGCGCCGCGACGACAAGAAGATCGACGACGAACGAAAGGGGGACTGGACGTGA
- a CDS encoding metalloregulator ArsR/SmtB family transcription factor encodes MRESESNSDRLDEGFMALADPVRRALVARLSRGPRTVNDLAEPFEISKQAISRHIQVLENAGLVTRSRDAQRRPVHLDSARLEELTEWIDRYRIIHEQQFRKLDALLSTTKERKR; translated from the coding sequence ATGCGGGAGTCGGAGTCGAACAGTGACCGGCTCGACGAAGGCTTCATGGCACTCGCCGATCCAGTTCGTCGGGCACTCGTCGCTCGTCTCAGTCGCGGCCCGCGCACGGTGAACGACCTCGCCGAACCGTTCGAGATCAGCAAGCAAGCCATTTCACGTCACATTCAGGTCCTCGAGAACGCGGGCTTGGTGACGAGGTCACGCGACGCTCAGCGTCGGCCGGTCCATCTCGATTCCGCGCGGCTCGAGGAGCTGACCGAGTGGATCGACAGGTATCGCATCATCCACGAACAGCAGTTCAGGAAGCTCGACGCACTGCTGTCCACAACGAAGGAGCGAAAACGATGA
- a CDS encoding Na(+)/H(+) antiporter subunit C has translation MTANLGMLIVAGALAACGVYLLLERSITKMLLGLLLFGNGVNILILTAGGPPGNPPIVGRNTSIHESMADPLAQAVILTAIVITMGIAAFVLALAYRSFTLNTKDDVENDPEDTKVSKRRSMAEAPDRDRSDDPVTGEPSFGGDAFDSRGNPIPIEELKNIEDLECYEDLHEGDFDDDDEEPEMRGLDGIDSALKDTSAREDNTGSKGDEK, from the coding sequence ATGACCGCGAATCTCGGAATGCTGATCGTGGCCGGGGCTCTCGCCGCGTGCGGCGTCTACCTCCTACTCGAGCGTTCCATAACCAAGATGCTGTTGGGCCTGCTGCTGTTCGGCAACGGCGTCAACATCCTGATCCTCACCGCCGGCGGACCTCCGGGGAACCCACCGATCGTCGGCAGGAACACCTCCATCCACGAGTCCATGGCAGATCCCTTGGCGCAGGCGGTAATTCTCACCGCCATCGTCATCACCATGGGTATCGCGGCGTTCGTACTCGCGCTGGCGTACCGCTCGTTCACGCTCAACACCAAGGACGACGTCGAGAACGACCCGGAGGACACGAAGGTCTCCAAGCGTCGATCCATGGCCGAGGCCCCCGACCGCGACCGCTCGGACGACCCGGTCACCGGCGAGCCGAGCTTCGGCGGCGACGCGTTCGACTCTCGCGGCAACCCCATCCCGATCGAGGAATTGAAGAACATCGAAGATCTCGAATGCTACGAGGATCTGCACGAAGGAGACTTCGACGATGACGACGAGGAACCCGAGATGCGCGGTCTCGACGGCATCGACAGTGCGCTGAAAGACACCAGCGCAAGAGAAGACAACACCGGCTCGAAGGGAGACGAAAAATGA
- a CDS encoding AAA family ATPase, protein MTTPELVLTARLNTSAADARRGVVRLHPEVLAALGIREWDAIALIGARRTAAVAGRAPSDTPQGTALLDDVTLSNAGIKENGSIAIAPVTVYGAKSVRLAGSTLAAGSISDSTLRQALLGKVLTVGDTVSLLPRDLGPGTSTSAATQALSRTFGVAWTTELLTVSSTDPTDGPVSVQPNSAVSWGEAGSHQLTVEPVRTVTTAVPVTELVGVTAQQAKLSEWLRLALDEAELLAKLGASPHLGVLVTGPAGVGKATLARAVLAGRPVVELDGPSIGALDAPARVDAISAAVDSLSGGGVLLITDIDALLPATTEPASTLVLDQLRRAVDTSGIAFVATTAHPEATDARLRAQDLCDRELTLSLPDGAGRTALLDHLLRTSPTDSLTLGEIGSRTPGFVVADLAALVREAALRAASRASSDSSDPRITQQDLLGALEVIRPLSRSGAEELAIGSITLDDVGDMVETKQALTEAVLWPLQHPDSFSRLGIEPPRGVLLYGPPGCGKTFLVRALASSGQLSVHAVKGAELMDKWVGSSEKAVRELFQRARDSAPSLIFLDEVDALAPRRGQSSDSGVGDRVVAALLTELDGVEPLRDVVVLGATNRPDLIDPALLRPGRLERLVFVPPPDADARKDILRASGKSIPLADDVDLDSLAEGLDGYSAADCSALLREAALTAMRRSMEATDVTAADVEFARRTVRPSLDPEQVEHLKAYSATR, encoded by the coding sequence GTGACGACGCCGGAGCTGGTCCTGACAGCTCGGTTGAATACCTCCGCGGCCGATGCCAGACGAGGTGTCGTGCGGCTGCATCCCGAAGTGCTTGCCGCACTCGGCATTCGTGAATGGGACGCCATCGCACTCATCGGTGCACGTCGTACAGCCGCGGTTGCCGGACGAGCCCCGTCGGACACGCCTCAGGGAACGGCGTTGCTCGACGATGTCACTCTGTCCAACGCAGGAATCAAGGAAAACGGCTCGATCGCGATCGCGCCGGTGACGGTGTACGGCGCAAAATCGGTGCGCCTGGCAGGCTCGACGCTTGCAGCCGGGTCGATTTCCGACAGCACGTTGCGTCAGGCGTTGCTCGGAAAGGTTCTGACCGTCGGCGACACCGTCTCGCTCCTGCCCCGCGATCTCGGCCCCGGAACGAGCACCAGCGCTGCTACGCAAGCACTGTCACGTACCTTCGGAGTTGCCTGGACCACCGAACTTCTGACGGTATCGTCGACGGACCCGACCGATGGGCCGGTCAGCGTGCAACCCAACTCGGCAGTGAGCTGGGGCGAAGCAGGGTCGCACCAGCTCACTGTCGAGCCCGTCCGCACGGTGACGACCGCGGTGCCCGTCACCGAGTTGGTGGGGGTGACCGCGCAGCAGGCGAAGCTGTCCGAGTGGCTACGGCTTGCGCTCGACGAGGCCGAACTCCTCGCGAAGCTCGGCGCGTCGCCACACCTCGGTGTGTTGGTCACCGGCCCCGCCGGTGTCGGGAAGGCGACGCTTGCGCGCGCTGTTCTGGCCGGCCGACCCGTCGTCGAACTGGACGGCCCCTCGATCGGCGCACTCGACGCTCCCGCGCGAGTGGACGCCATCTCCGCTGCCGTCGACAGCCTCTCCGGGGGTGGAGTTCTGCTGATCACCGACATCGACGCACTGCTCCCGGCGACAACGGAACCGGCGTCGACGCTCGTCCTGGATCAGCTCAGGCGCGCGGTCGACACCTCCGGGATTGCTTTCGTCGCCACTACTGCACACCCCGAAGCCACCGATGCGAGGCTTCGTGCTCAGGACCTCTGCGATCGCGAACTCACACTGTCTCTACCGGACGGCGCAGGCCGGACCGCGCTGCTCGATCATCTCCTCCGCACATCGCCCACTGACAGCCTGACGCTCGGCGAGATCGGCTCACGGACACCAGGTTTCGTCGTAGCCGACCTGGCCGCACTCGTCCGAGAAGCTGCGCTGCGGGCAGCATCCCGAGCGAGCTCGGATAGTTCGGATCCACGAATCACTCAACAGGACCTTCTCGGCGCACTCGAGGTCATTCGTCCGCTGTCCCGTTCGGGAGCAGAGGAATTGGCCATCGGGAGTATCACTCTCGACGACGTCGGCGACATGGTCGAAACCAAACAGGCACTCACCGAGGCAGTCCTCTGGCCGCTGCAGCATCCGGACTCGTTCTCGCGCCTAGGGATCGAGCCTCCCCGCGGTGTACTCCTCTACGGTCCACCCGGATGCGGAAAGACCTTCCTCGTCCGTGCGCTTGCCAGCTCAGGCCAGCTGAGCGTCCACGCGGTCAAGGGCGCCGAACTGATGGACAAGTGGGTCGGCTCCTCGGAAAAGGCTGTGCGCGAACTATTTCAACGCGCCCGCGACTCGGCACCGTCACTGATCTTCCTCGACGAGGTCGACGCGCTCGCGCCGCGACGCGGACAGAGTTCGGACTCCGGCGTCGGAGATCGGGTCGTTGCGGCGTTGCTGACCGAGCTGGACGGTGTCGAACCGTTGCGTGATGTCGTCGTTCTCGGCGCCACCAACCGGCCCGACCTCATCGATCCGGCGCTGCTCAGACCCGGACGTCTCGAACGCCTGGTCTTCGTGCCACCGCCGGATGCCGACGCACGCAAGGACATTCTTCGGGCGTCGGGCAAGTCGATTCCGCTTGCGGACGACGTCGATCTGGATTCGCTCGCCGAAGGGCTCGACGGGTACTCCGCAGCGGATTGCTCGGCCCTACTGCGTGAGGCCGCACTGACTGCGATGCGTCGGTCCATGGAGGCCACCGACGTCACCGCCGCCGATGTCGAGTTCGCGCGCCGTACTGTCCGTCCGTCGCTCGATCCCGAGCAGGTCGAACATTTGAAGGCCTACAGCGCTACGCGCTAG
- a CDS encoding Na+/H+ antiporter subunit D, whose translation MTVSTGAIDVLTPLPVLIPLFAAALTLVAGRRPRVQRFITVVALVAVVAVSGALLYLADRDGTSALQVGGWDSPIGISLVVDRLAAMMLVISSIVLLAVMIYSIGQGIRDGSENQPVSIFLPTYLALTAGICNAFLAGDLFNLFVGFEVLLAASFVLLTLGASADRVRAGVSYVMVSMVSSLIFLVGIALVYGATRTLNLAHIAVRMDDIPSGTRTAIFAVLLVAFGIKAAVFPLSTWLPDSYPTAPAPVTAVFAGLLTKVGVYAIIRAHTLLFPDGSLDNVLMVCGLLTMLVGIFGSIAQSDIKRLLSFTLVSHIGYMVFGVALSTQSGLSGAIYYVAHHIIVQTTLFLVVGLIERQAGSSSLRRLGGLAAASPVVAILFLVPALNLGGIPPFSGFIGKVALLQAGSAQGSVLAWILVAGGTVTSLLTLYVVARVWTKAFWRARADAPEGDLADNSPSALIDDSSDIQLADREDVGRIPAFMLIPTAGLVIVGLALTVFAGRIIDISDRAAVDLRDRSVYIDAVRGAEFVGDRLTDRIAGEEAGR comes from the coding sequence ATGACCGTCTCCACAGGCGCAATCGACGTCCTCACGCCGCTACCGGTTCTGATCCCACTGTTCGCGGCAGCTCTCACGCTCGTCGCGGGTCGGCGTCCTCGGGTTCAGCGATTCATTACCGTCGTGGCACTCGTTGCCGTCGTTGCGGTGTCCGGAGCCCTGCTCTACCTGGCAGATCGCGACGGCACGTCCGCGCTGCAGGTCGGCGGATGGGACTCCCCCATCGGAATCTCACTCGTCGTGGATCGACTCGCTGCGATGATGCTGGTCATCAGCTCGATCGTGCTGCTCGCCGTCATGATCTACTCGATCGGGCAGGGCATTCGCGACGGCAGTGAGAACCAGCCTGTGTCCATCTTCTTGCCCACCTATCTCGCACTGACCGCGGGCATCTGCAACGCGTTTCTCGCCGGCGACCTGTTCAATCTGTTCGTCGGCTTCGAAGTACTGCTCGCGGCATCGTTCGTTCTGCTCACCCTCGGTGCCAGCGCGGACCGAGTGCGCGCAGGTGTCTCGTACGTCATGGTGTCGATGGTGTCCTCGCTGATCTTCTTGGTCGGCATCGCCCTGGTATACGGCGCCACCCGGACGCTGAACCTGGCGCACATCGCGGTGCGGATGGACGACATCCCGTCGGGTACGAGAACCGCGATCTTCGCCGTCCTGCTGGTTGCGTTCGGCATCAAAGCTGCGGTGTTCCCTCTGTCGACGTGGCTGCCCGACTCCTACCCGACCGCACCGGCACCTGTCACCGCGGTATTCGCCGGGTTGCTGACGAAAGTCGGTGTGTACGCCATCATTCGCGCGCACACTCTGCTGTTCCCCGACGGATCACTCGACAACGTTCTGATGGTGTGCGGGCTGCTCACGATGCTCGTCGGCATCTTCGGTTCCATCGCACAGAGCGACATCAAACGACTCTTGTCGTTCACCCTCGTCAGCCACATCGGCTACATGGTGTTCGGCGTCGCACTGTCGACGCAGTCGGGATTGTCCGGCGCCATCTATTACGTAGCGCACCACATCATCGTGCAGACGACGCTCTTCCTCGTTGTGGGTCTGATCGAGCGTCAGGCAGGATCATCGTCACTGCGGCGACTCGGTGGCCTCGCTGCCGCAAGTCCCGTGGTCGCCATCCTGTTCCTGGTCCCTGCACTGAATCTCGGTGGTATTCCGCCGTTCTCCGGATTCATCGGCAAGGTTGCTCTTCTGCAGGCCGGTAGTGCACAGGGCAGCGTGTTGGCGTGGATTCTCGTTGCAGGCGGAACTGTCACCAGCCTCCTGACGCTGTACGTCGTAGCCCGCGTCTGGACCAAGGCATTCTGGCGGGCTCGCGCCGACGCACCCGAGGGCGACCTGGCGGACAACAGCCCTTCTGCTCTCATCGACGATTCCAGCGACATCCAGCTCGCCGACCGCGAGGACGTCGGCCGCATTCCGGCCTTCATGCTCATCCCGACCGCAGGGCTCGTTATCGTAGGACTGGCGCTGACGGTATTCGCTGGTCGGATCATCGACATCAGCGACCGGGCAGCTGTCGACCTGCGTGACCGGTCGGTCTACATCGACGCGGTCCGAGGCGCGGAGTTCGTCGGGGACCGGTTGACAGACCGGATCGCCGGAGAAGAGGCAGGACGATGA
- a CDS encoding NUDIX domain-containing protein — protein MNGKNQIRTAGLAFVRDRRMLQARSVGKAAFYMAGGKIDPGETPEEALHREIREELDADVVGVQFLGMFESEAWGHPSGTPLELHCFLANLTSEPTPTSEIAEIRFFTRDEYAAMPFVAPGSLMVFDRMKELDLID, from the coding sequence ATGAACGGGAAGAACCAGATTCGCACTGCGGGTTTGGCGTTCGTCCGGGACCGTCGGATGCTTCAGGCCCGCTCGGTCGGGAAAGCGGCGTTCTATATGGCGGGCGGCAAGATCGACCCTGGCGAGACCCCCGAGGAGGCATTGCATCGGGAGATTCGCGAGGAACTCGATGCCGATGTGGTCGGTGTTCAGTTCCTCGGAATGTTCGAGTCCGAGGCGTGGGGTCATCCGTCGGGAACTCCGCTGGAGCTTCATTGCTTTCTTGCGAATTTGACGTCGGAACCTACGCCTACCAGTGAGATCGCCGAGATTCGCTTCTTCACGCGCGACGAGTATGCGGCGATGCCGTTCGTCGCTCCGGGGTCGTTGATGGTTTTCGATCGGATGAAGGAACTCGATCTGATCGATTGA
- a CDS encoding monovalent cation/H+ antiporter complex subunit F, protein MTIVLAISGILLIGAAIITAYRLLDGPTTLDRLVAMDTILAVSMCGLAVWSVYSLDTTIVPAIVALSLVSFVGSVSVARFRVRDE, encoded by the coding sequence GTGACGATCGTTCTCGCGATTTCCGGAATCCTGCTCATCGGTGCCGCGATCATAACCGCATACCGATTGCTCGACGGACCGACCACGCTGGATCGACTCGTGGCGATGGACACCATCCTCGCGGTCTCGATGTGCGGCCTGGCCGTGTGGTCTGTCTACAGCCTCGACACCACGATCGTGCCCGCCATCGTCGCGCTGTCGCTGGTGAGTTTCGTCGGTTCGGTCAGCGTCGCACGATTCAGAGTGAGGGACGAATGA
- a CDS encoding isocitrate lyase/phosphoenolpyruvate mutase family protein: protein MTSLSQKATTLLELHKPGTPVVLPTVWDAWSANLAVSAGFAALTVGSHPVSDSIGKPDNEGITFDELLARISQISSAVDVPLSVDIESGYGEDPERLIEGLISAGAVGLNIEDTVHSEGGRLREAQEHADFVGALRAASDATDVHVVINARTDLFVKQVGDESDRVDRAIARMKLAADAGADSLYPVGFHNDADYTRLAEELPLPINAIANPVDGDLAHFASLGVGRISFGPLFQGALAGEAATLLARWK, encoded by the coding sequence ATGACGAGCTTGTCCCAGAAGGCCACAACCCTCCTCGAACTGCACAAGCCGGGTACCCCCGTCGTGCTCCCCACCGTGTGGGACGCGTGGTCGGCCAACCTTGCTGTCTCGGCAGGCTTCGCTGCGCTCACCGTGGGTAGCCACCCTGTCTCCGATTCGATCGGAAAGCCGGACAACGAGGGCATCACTTTCGACGAACTGCTGGCTCGTATCTCGCAGATCAGCTCCGCCGTCGACGTTCCGCTGTCCGTGGACATCGAGTCGGGCTACGGCGAAGATCCCGAGCGGCTCATCGAGGGCTTGATTTCGGCGGGCGCTGTCGGTCTCAACATCGAGGACACGGTCCACAGCGAAGGTGGCCGGCTCCGTGAGGCGCAGGAGCACGCCGATTTCGTCGGCGCGCTGCGTGCAGCATCCGACGCGACCGACGTGCACGTGGTCATCAATGCGCGGACCGACCTGTTCGTCAAGCAGGTCGGCGACGAGAGCGACCGCGTCGACCGCGCAATCGCACGCATGAAGCTTGCGGCCGACGCAGGAGCCGACTCGCTCTACCCCGTCGGCTTCCACAACGATGCGGACTACACGCGTCTCGCCGAGGAGCTCCCGTTGCCCATCAATGCGATTGCCAACCCCGTCGACGGCGATCTGGCGCACTTCGCGTCGCTGGGAGTGGGCCGCATCAGCTTCGGGCCGCTGTTCCAGGGCGCGCTCGCTGGGGAAGCAGCCACGCTGCTTGCTCGCTGGAAGTAG
- a CDS encoding VOC family protein yields the protein MDWTLEVVMVPVTDLDRSIEFYRDRIGFDLDHKTVNEFMTVAQLTPRGSGCSIVVGTLPAQQQMTPGSLKGLQLVVADAYAAREELVGRGVECEEITVFDERDGGTLFGFADPDGNTWAVQQMKVRGEKPLIPR from the coding sequence ATGGACTGGACGCTGGAAGTAGTGATGGTCCCGGTCACGGATCTGGACAGGTCCATCGAGTTCTATCGCGACCGTATCGGATTCGACCTCGACCACAAGACCGTCAACGAGTTCATGACAGTCGCGCAGCTGACTCCTCGCGGATCGGGTTGTTCCATCGTCGTCGGCACGCTGCCGGCGCAGCAACAGATGACGCCCGGTTCGCTCAAGGGGCTGCAGCTCGTGGTCGCCGACGCCTATGCCGCGCGCGAGGAGTTGGTAGGCCGAGGAGTGGAGTGCGAGGAGATCACTGTGTTCGACGAACGGGACGGGGGGACTCTCTTCGGCTTCGCCGATCCCGACGGCAACACGTGGGCGGTTCAGCAGATGAAGGTGCGCGGGGAGAAACCGCTGATTCCGCGATAA
- a CDS encoding Na+/H+ antiporter subunit A — translation MLAILIAHLAAALCAPLLVRWWGRNAFFPLALVPLVSLVWVFANWNTEQTVDIEWVPGLSMNFDMRFDSLAAIMSLLVLGIGALILVYCARYFEDDEPRLGIFAAEMVAFSGAMFGLITSDNMLVLYIFWEITTVLSFLLVGHYAERASSRRAATQALLVTTAGGLAMLVGIIILGQVAGSYNLSDVIADAPSGWLPGVAIVLILIGALSKSAIIPLHFWLPGAMAAPTPVSGYLHAAAMVKAGIYLVARLAPGFADSGPWRATIITLGLLSMIVAGWRALRAFDLKLILAFGTVSQLGFLMVLVGIGTEKAMLAGLTMIIAHAMFKAALFMVVGIIDHTTGTRDIRKLAHLGKKAPILAGVAALAAASMAGLPPFLGFVGKETALSAVIGTPALNPTVSAVVVTGMVLGSILTVTYSIRFVWGAFGRKQLKRPSPAVKSMHAPAALFIAAPAFLAVLGAVAGVFSPVVDKIVSPYARTVDSYGQSPYHLSLWHGFNLPLGLTVIVVTGGVALFVAHRMVNRLKFEHPALGNADRVYDAVLRGMDTISIRLTGTTQRGSLPLTQGTILLTLVLLPMAVLAVGFEPGLDFVLFDTPLQIVISLVMISGALGATVMRNRLASVILVGLTGYGCGVIFAVHGAPDLALTQFLVETLTLVVFVLVLRKLPAEVDDRGSAGSRLPRAALAVAVGATITILGAYAMNARNSVPISLQLPDAAYLLGDGRNIVNVLLVDIRAWDTMGEISVLLVAATGVASLVFRNRRFGSAPRVADAPNTGNDHGAGSDTTWLLGGDLIDPRHRSLVLEVTTRLIFPTIMVLSVYFFFSGHNAPGGGFAGGLTAGLALVLRYLAGGRYELGETVPIDAGKILGLGLVLAVGTAIASMFLGAPALSSATFEVTLPLLGDIKLVTALFFDLGVYLIVVGLVLDVLRSLGARLDTQVEMQRQENVR, via the coding sequence TTGCTCGCTATCCTGATTGCGCACCTGGCCGCGGCCTTGTGCGCACCACTTTTGGTCCGCTGGTGGGGCCGCAACGCTTTCTTTCCACTCGCTCTAGTTCCGCTTGTCAGTCTCGTCTGGGTGTTCGCGAACTGGAACACCGAGCAGACAGTCGACATCGAGTGGGTCCCCGGCCTGTCGATGAACTTCGACATGCGGTTCGATTCGCTCGCCGCGATCATGTCGCTGCTCGTCCTCGGAATCGGCGCGCTGATCCTGGTCTACTGCGCACGATACTTCGAGGACGACGAGCCACGGCTCGGCATCTTCGCCGCCGAGATGGTGGCGTTCTCGGGCGCAATGTTCGGCCTCATCACCAGTGACAACATGCTGGTGCTGTACATCTTCTGGGAGATCACGACAGTCCTGTCCTTCCTCCTCGTCGGCCACTACGCGGAACGCGCCTCCTCCCGCCGCGCCGCTACGCAGGCGCTTCTCGTCACAACAGCCGGCGGCTTGGCGATGCTGGTCGGCATCATCATCCTCGGTCAGGTGGCAGGCAGCTACAACCTGTCCGACGTCATTGCCGACGCCCCGTCGGGCTGGCTTCCCGGCGTCGCGATAGTGCTGATCCTCATCGGCGCGCTGTCGAAGTCCGCGATCATCCCCCTGCACTTCTGGCTCCCTGGCGCCATGGCCGCACCGACTCCGGTCAGCGGCTACCTGCACGCGGCGGCGATGGTGAAGGCCGGCATCTACCTGGTCGCAAGGTTGGCGCCTGGGTTCGCCGACTCCGGCCCATGGCGAGCCACGATCATCACCCTCGGCCTGCTGTCGATGATCGTCGCCGGCTGGCGCGCACTACGCGCGTTCGACCTGAAGCTGATCCTTGCATTCGGCACCGTCAGCCAGCTCGGCTTCCTGATGGTCCTCGTGGGAATCGGCACGGAGAAGGCCATGCTCGCGGGGCTGACGATGATCATCGCCCACGCGATGTTCAAAGCTGCGCTCTTCATGGTGGTCGGCATCATCGACCATACGACGGGCACCCGTGACATTCGCAAGCTTGCCCACCTCGGCAAGAAAGCGCCGATACTCGCAGGCGTCGCCGCATTGGCCGCGGCAAGTATGGCGGGCCTACCTCCCTTCCTCGGGTTCGTCGGAAAGGAGACCGCGCTGTCCGCGGTGATCGGCACCCCGGCCCTGAACCCGACTGTCAGTGCTGTAGTCGTCACGGGAATGGTGCTCGGTTCGATTCTGACGGTCACGTACAGCATCCGTTTCGTGTGGGGCGCGTTCGGACGCAAGCAGCTCAAGCGTCCGAGCCCAGCAGTCAAGAGCATGCACGCGCCGGCGGCGCTCTTCATCGCTGCTCCCGCGTTTCTCGCTGTACTGGGCGCGGTGGCGGGGGTCTTCTCGCCCGTCGTCGACAAGATCGTCAGCCCGTACGCGCGCACGGTGGATTCGTACGGGCAGTCGCCGTACCACCTCTCGCTGTGGCACGGCTTCAACCTCCCGCTCGGTCTGACGGTCATCGTCGTCACCGGTGGTGTTGCCCTGTTCGTCGCGCACCGGATGGTCAACCGACTCAAGTTCGAGCACCCGGCACTCGGCAACGCCGACCGTGTCTACGACGCGGTCCTCAGAGGTATGGACACCATCTCCATTCGGCTCACCGGCACGACACAGCGCGGTTCACTACCGTTGACCCAGGGAACGATCCTGTTGACGCTGGTGCTGCTGCCGATGGCAGTGCTCGCGGTCGGATTCGAGCCGGGTCTGGACTTCGTCCTGTTCGATACCCCGCTCCAGATCGTGATCTCGCTCGTCATGATCTCCGGCGCCCTCGGTGCCACCGTCATGCGCAACCGTCTCGCCAGCGTCATTCTCGTCGGATTGACGGGGTACGGCTGCGGCGTCATCTTCGCGGTACACGGCGCACCCGACCTGGCGCTCACTCAGTTCCTCGTCGAAACCCTGACCCTCGTCGTCTTCGTGCTGGTCCTGCGGAAGCTGCCCGCCGAGGTCGACGACCGAGGGTCCGCCGGATCACGACTCCCCCGCGCCGCATTGGCAGTCGCCGTCGGCGCGACGATCACAATTCTCGGCGCGTACGCAATGAACGCCCGCAACAGCGTCCCGATCTCGCTCCAACTACCCGACGCCGCCTACCTGCTGGGCGACGGAAGGAACATCGTCAACGTTCTACTCGTCGATATCCGTGCATGGGACACCATGGGCGAGATCTCGGTTCTGCTCGTGGCAGCGACCGGCGTCGCGAGCCTCGTGTTCCGGAACCGCCGGTTCGGCAGCGCTCCGCGGGTCGCCGACGCCCCCAACACCGGCAACGACCACGGCGCCGGATCGGACACGACGTGGCTGCTCGGCGGCGACCTCATCGATCCGCGGCACCGCTCGCTCGTTCTCGAAGTCACCACCCGGCTGATCTTTCCGACCATCATGGTGCTGTCGGTGTACTTCTTCTTCTCCGGACACAATGCGCCCGGCGGCGGATTCGCCGGTGGCCTGACGGCCGGGCTCGCACTCGTGCTGCGGTATCTGGCCGGTGGTCGGTACGAACTCGGCGAGACAGTCCCGATCGACGCAGGCAAGATCCTCGGACTCGGACTGGTGCTCGCGGTCGGCACCGCGATCGCCTCGATGTTCCTCGGAGCCCCCGCGTTGTCCTCGGCGACATTCGAAGTGACACTGCCCCTTCTCGGTGACATCAAACTCGTCACCGCACTGTTCTTCGATCTCGGTGTCTATCTCATCGTGGTCGGTCTCGTCCTCGACGTTCTCCGAAGCCTCGGCGCCCGTCTCGATACACAGGTGGAAATGCAGCGCCAGGAGAACGTCCGATGA
- a CDS encoding SRPBCC family protein yields MSNPLTISLPDGMPFIAISREFDAPVDALFRAHKEPELVKQWLGPNGYDMEIESYDFSTGGRYRYVHIDPEGNRYAFNGVFHVVRENEFAIQTFEFEGYPDVVSIEALTFVDLGDGRTRLDIHSAYPSLESRDGMAQSGMEKGVSEGYERLDVILKG; encoded by the coding sequence ATGAGTAATCCTCTTACGATCAGCCTCCCCGACGGGATGCCGTTCATTGCCATCTCTCGTGAGTTCGACGCACCCGTCGACGCCTTGTTTCGCGCCCACAAGGAACCCGAGCTCGTCAAGCAGTGGCTCGGCCCCAACGGCTACGACATGGAGATCGAGAGCTACGACTTCAGTACCGGTGGCAGATACAGGTACGTGCACATCGATCCAGAGGGAAACCGCTACGCCTTCAACGGTGTTTTCCATGTGGTGCGCGAAAACGAGTTCGCGATCCAGACTTTCGAGTTCGAGGGGTACCCGGACGTCGTGAGTATCGAGGCGCTGACATTCGTCGACCTCGGTGACGGCCGCACTCGGCTGGACATACACAGTGCATATCCGTCGCTCGAGTCGCGGGACGGCATGGCGCAGAGCGGAATGGAAAAGGGTGTGTCCGAGGGGTACGAGCGACTCGACGTCATCTTGAAGGGCTGA